A window from Erythrobacter sp. YJ-T3-07 encodes these proteins:
- the parE gene encoding DNA topoisomerase IV subunit B has product MSDDLFEGTPTSSGDYDSSSIEVLEGLEPVRRRPGMYIGGTDDRALHHLAAEVLDNSMDEAVAGHATRIEVKLEEGNRLTIADNGRGMPIDEHPKFPGKSTLEVILSTLHSGGKFSGKAYATSGGLHGVGVSVVNALSEHTRVEVARDKTLYAQEFSKGQTLGPIETVGAAPNRRGTTVSFTPDPEIFGPRQFSAKRLFKLARSKAYLFAGVEIRWKCAPSLATDDVPEEETFKFPGGLADHLTQRVAGRECVTAQPFAGSQDFPSVDGVSNGRVEWAIAWPLFSDAATSWYCNTVPTPDGGTHEQGLRNALTKGLRAFGELVGQKKAKDISADDVMAGAEVLLSVFIRDPQFQSQTKDRLTSPEATKLVENAVRDHFDHFLADNMERGKALLGEVMERMDERLRRRAEREVKRKTATNAKKLRLPGKLTDCSGEGDKETELFIVEGDSAGGSAKQARDRKTQAILPIRGKILNVASASADKIRANSEIADLILALGCGVRKDCDADQLRYDRVVIMTDADVDGAHIATLLMTFFFQEMPDLVRKGHLFLAQPPLYRLTAGKESHYARDEEHRRELEETVFKGKKIEISRFKGLGEMNPAQLRETTMHPDSRSLIRITLPPEFEDRAAVKELVGQLMGRNPEHRFQFIQNKAGDLDRELIDA; this is encoded by the coding sequence ATGTCCGATGATCTGTTCGAAGGTACGCCGACCTCCAGCGGCGATTACGATTCCTCCTCGATCGAGGTGCTCGAAGGGCTGGAGCCCGTGCGCCGCCGCCCCGGGATGTATATCGGCGGGACGGACGACCGCGCGCTGCACCACCTCGCCGCCGAAGTGCTCGACAACTCGATGGACGAGGCGGTCGCGGGCCATGCGACCCGGATCGAGGTCAAGCTGGAAGAAGGCAACCGGCTGACGATCGCCGACAACGGGCGCGGGATGCCGATCGACGAGCATCCCAAGTTCCCCGGCAAGTCCACGCTGGAGGTGATCCTCTCCACGCTGCACTCGGGCGGCAAGTTCTCAGGGAAAGCCTATGCCACCAGCGGCGGCCTGCACGGCGTCGGCGTCAGCGTGGTCAACGCGCTGTCCGAACACACCCGGGTCGAGGTTGCGCGCGACAAGACGCTCTATGCGCAGGAATTCTCCAAGGGGCAGACGCTCGGTCCGATCGAGACGGTCGGCGCGGCGCCCAACCGGCGCGGCACCACGGTCAGCTTCACCCCCGACCCGGAAATCTTCGGCCCGCGCCAGTTTAGTGCCAAGCGGCTGTTCAAGCTCGCGCGCTCGAAAGCCTACCTCTTCGCCGGGGTCGAGATTCGCTGGAAATGCGCCCCAAGCCTCGCGACCGACGATGTGCCCGAGGAGGAAACGTTCAAGTTCCCCGGCGGGCTTGCCGATCACCTGACGCAGCGCGTCGCCGGGCGTGAATGCGTCACCGCGCAGCCCTTCGCCGGCAGCCAGGATTTCCCGAGCGTCGATGGCGTGTCCAACGGACGGGTCGAATGGGCGATCGCCTGGCCGCTGTTTTCCGACGCGGCGACCAGCTGGTACTGCAACACCGTGCCCACGCCCGACGGCGGGACGCACGAGCAGGGGCTGCGCAATGCGCTGACCAAGGGGCTGCGCGCATTCGGCGAACTGGTCGGCCAGAAGAAGGCGAAAGACATTTCCGCCGACGACGTGATGGCGGGCGCCGAGGTGCTGCTGAGCGTCTTCATCCGCGATCCCCAGTTCCAGAGCCAGACCAAGGACCGGCTGACCAGCCCGGAAGCGACCAAGCTGGTCGAGAACGCGGTGCGCGACCATTTCGACCACTTCCTCGCCGACAATATGGAGCGCGGGAAGGCGCTGCTGGGCGAGGTGATGGAGCGGATGGACGAACGCCTGCGCCGCCGCGCGGAGCGCGAGGTCAAGCGCAAGACCGCTACGAATGCGAAGAAGCTGCGCCTGCCGGGCAAGCTGACCGACTGTTCGGGCGAAGGCGACAAGGAAACCGAGCTGTTCATCGTCGAGGGCGATTCCGCGGGCGGCAGCGCCAAGCAGGCACGCGATCGCAAGACGCAGGCGATCCTGCCGATCCGCGGCAAGATCCTCAACGTCGCCAGCGCGTCTGCGGACAAGATTCGCGCCAACAGCGAAATCGCGGACCTGATCCTCGCGCTCGGCTGCGGGGTGCGAAAGGATTGCGACGCCGACCAGCTGCGCTACGACCGCGTGGTGATCATGACCGATGCCGATGTCGACGGCGCGCATATCGCGACGCTGCTGATGACGTTCTTCTTCCAGGAGATGCCCGACCTCGTCCGCAAGGGGCACCTGTTCCTCGCCCAGCCGCCGCTCTACCGCCTGACCGCAGGCAAGGAGAGCCACTATGCCCGGGACGAGGAACACCGGCGCGAGCTGGAAGAGACGGTGTTCAAGGGCAAGAAGATCGAAATCAGCCGGTTCAAGGGCCTCGGCGAAATGAACCCCGCGCAGCTGCGCGAAACCACAATGCACCCCGACAGCCGCAGCCTGATCCGCATCACCCTGCCCCCCGAATTCGAGGACCGCGCGGCGGTGAAGGAACTGGTCGGCCAGCTGATGGGCCGCAATCCGGAGCACCGCTTCCAGTTCATCCAGAACAAGGCAGGAGATTTGGATCGCGAACTGATCGACGCCTGA
- the rsmI gene encoding 16S rRNA (cytidine(1402)-2'-O)-methyltransferase: MAGFVNDTSDAHSNAALAPGLYIVATPIGNLSDITLRAVDVLSRCDGVACEDTRVTGKLMKHLGLSKPLWRYNDHAEERDRARLIESMQTRAVALVSDAGTPLISDPGYRLVNAAREAGVEVQTIPGPCAAIAAITLAGLPSDRFLFAGFLPVKDKARGDMLAELGGIDATLLFYESAGRLAKSLAAIDTALPGRRVGVARELTKLHEECRVDTPAALIAHYEAKPPRGEIVLLVEPPHETQASAEDVDALLREALKTEKASQAAAKVAKATGADRKALYARAMELRG; this comes from the coding sequence ATGGCTGGATTCGTGAACGATACCAGCGACGCCCATTCGAACGCCGCGCTTGCGCCGGGCCTGTATATCGTCGCGACCCCGATTGGCAATCTGAGCGACATAACCTTGCGGGCAGTCGACGTGCTTTCGCGGTGCGACGGTGTTGCGTGCGAGGATACGCGCGTGACCGGCAAGCTGATGAAGCACCTCGGCCTGTCCAAACCGCTGTGGCGATACAATGACCATGCCGAGGAGCGCGACCGGGCGCGGCTGATCGAGAGCATGCAGACCCGCGCCGTGGCGCTGGTCAGCGATGCGGGCACGCCGCTGATTTCCGACCCCGGATACCGCCTGGTCAACGCCGCGCGCGAAGCGGGGGTCGAGGTGCAGACCATCCCCGGCCCGTGCGCCGCGATCGCCGCGATCACGCTGGCGGGCTTGCCCAGCGACCGCTTCCTGTTCGCAGGCTTCCTGCCAGTGAAGGACAAGGCGCGCGGCGACATGCTGGCCGAACTCGGCGGGATCGATGCGACGCTGCTGTTCTACGAAAGCGCGGGACGGCTGGCGAAATCGCTCGCTGCGATCGACACCGCGCTGCCGGGTCGGCGCGTGGGCGTGGCGCGCGAGCTGACCAAGCTGCACGAGGAATGCAGGGTCGATACGCCAGCGGCGTTGATCGCGCATTACGAAGCCAAGCCGCCCAGGGGCGAGATCGTGCTGCTGGTCGAGCCTCCGCACGAGACGCAGGCGAGCGCCGAGGATGTCGACGCGCTGCTGCGCGAGGCTCTGAAGACCGAGAAGGCTTCGCAAGCCGCGGCCAAGGTCGCCAAGGCGACCGGTGCGGACCGCAAGGCGCTCTATGCGCGGGCGATGGAACTGCGCGGATGA
- a CDS encoding RNA polymerase sigma factor — protein MSGQQTTLYHQAGEQFAPAIARLARAMERDADKARDLEQDIHLELWRSFERFDGNCALKTWVFRVAHNVAADHVGRDARKPATVDIDELDSLIATGEGEAAQAETHALQRLHAIIRTLPLLDAQVILLWLEGHSGAEIAEVTGLSSGAVATRLSRLREKLAAQFELPEIDHDR, from the coding sequence ATGAGCGGGCAACAGACCACACTTTACCACCAGGCGGGCGAGCAATTCGCTCCCGCGATCGCCCGGCTTGCCCGCGCGATGGAGCGCGATGCCGACAAGGCGCGCGATCTGGAGCAGGATATCCACCTCGAGCTGTGGCGCAGCTTCGAACGCTTCGACGGCAACTGCGCGCTCAAGACCTGGGTGTTCCGCGTCGCGCATAATGTCGCGGCGGATCATGTCGGGCGCGATGCGCGCAAGCCTGCCACCGTCGACATCGACGAACTCGACAGCCTGATCGCGACCGGTGAAGGCGAGGCTGCGCAGGCAGAGACCCACGCGCTCCAACGCCTCCACGCCATCATCCGCACACTCCCCCTGCTCGACGCGCAGGTGATCCTGCTGTGGCTCGAAGGCCATTCGGGGGCGGAGATCGCGGAGGTTACCGGCCTGTCCAGCGGCGCGGTCGCCACCCGCCTCTCGCGGTTGAGGGAGAAACTCGCCGCGCAATTCGAACTTCCGGAGATCGACCATGACCGATGA
- a CDS encoding penicillin-binding protein activator translates to MMGSTKTGLIHCRRLILTLGMGLLLAGCQIIPQVDPPYSAPPPSQPSGQQGTSDDRRTPPPIDRSRPTPLPQEPADSSRHRVALLVPTTGDNGRVGQSIANATTMALLDTNADSLRITTYDTADNAREAARRAVADGNQLILGPLLGSNVADVLAEARPRNIPLIAFSNDVSVASPDVYLMGLSPSQSVARTVRFAQSQGARTYGALVPEGEYGRQAELALLEALRGVGGSLVATERYSRNDGSAASAARRLRARGGFDTVMIADSPRLAIIAAAELRDETGAGPRLLGTELWSGESAIPAAGVMQGALFSALSDARYRRFSESYRSRFGDSPYRIATLGYDGVLLALRVAGNGWQPGRPFPTGQLTDAGGFLGLDGAFRFSTDGTAQRALEVREVRDGQVVVVSPAPESF, encoded by the coding sequence ATGATGGGCTCCACCAAGACCGGCTTGATCCACTGCCGCCGCCTGATCCTCACGCTCGGCATGGGCCTGCTGCTCGCCGGGTGCCAGATCATTCCGCAGGTCGATCCGCCCTATTCCGCGCCGCCGCCCTCGCAGCCGAGCGGCCAGCAGGGTACGAGCGACGACCGGCGGACCCCGCCCCCGATCGATCGCAGCCGCCCCACCCCTCTGCCGCAGGAACCTGCCGACAGCAGCCGCCACCGGGTCGCGCTGCTGGTTCCGACCACGGGTGACAACGGGCGCGTCGGCCAGTCGATCGCCAATGCGACGACGATGGCCCTGCTCGACACCAATGCCGACAGCCTGCGCATCACCACTTACGACACTGCCGACAATGCCCGCGAGGCCGCGCGACGCGCGGTGGCGGACGGCAACCAGCTGATCCTGGGCCCGCTGCTGGGCAGCAACGTCGCCGACGTGCTGGCGGAGGCGCGCCCGCGCAACATTCCGCTGATCGCCTTCTCCAACGATGTCAGCGTGGCCTCGCCCGATGTCTACCTGATGGGTCTGTCGCCCTCGCAATCGGTCGCGCGCACGGTCCGCTTCGCGCAGAGCCAGGGCGCGCGCACTTACGGCGCGCTGGTGCCCGAGGGGGAGTATGGCCGCCAGGCCGAACTGGCCCTGCTCGAAGCGCTGCGCGGCGTCGGCGGCAGCCTGGTCGCGACCGAACGCTATTCGCGCAACGACGGCTCTGCCGCGAGTGCCGCGCGCCGTCTGCGCGCACGCGGCGGGTTCGACACGGTGATGATCGCCGACAGCCCGCGGCTCGCGATCATCGCTGCGGCCGAGCTGCGCGACGAGACCGGTGCCGGCCCCCGCCTGCTCGGCACCGAGTTGTGGAGCGGCGAAAGCGCCATTCCCGCCGCCGGAGTGATGCAGGGCGCGCTGTTCTCCGCCCTCTCCGATGCTCGCTATCGCCGCTTTTCGGAAAGCTACCGCAGCCGCTTCGGCGATTCCCCCTACCGGATCGCGACGCTGGGCTATGACGGCGTGCTGCTCGCGCTGCGGGTGGCGGGCAATGGCTGGCAGCCGGGTCGCCCCTTCCCCACCGGCCAGCTGACCGATGCGGGCGGCTTCCTCGGCCTCGACGGTGCGTTCCGCTTCAGCACCGACGGCACCGCCCAGCGCGCGCTCGAAGTGCGCGAGGTGCGTGACGGGCAGGTTGTGGTGGTCTCCCCCGCGCCCGAGAGCTTCTAG
- the gshB gene encoding glutathione synthase — translation MTLRTAFQMDPIENVKIAGDSSFALMLSAQERGHEVWHYDVKSLAWESDGSPAGKITAFARPVRVQRVEGDHFEWLGERRVIDLAKDIDVVWLRQDPPFDLGYITAAFLLDRLKGTTLVVNDPREVVNAPEKMFVLDYARFMPPTLIARRLADIQAFQKKHGAVVVKPLHGNGGKAIFKIDESGTNLSALSEVFDNQWPEAHMVQAFLPTVSEGDKRIVLVDGEVAGAINRKPGEGEFRSNLAQGGSAEAAGLTAREEEICAAMGPELKRRGLVFVGIDVIGGEWLTEINVTSPTGIVAIDRFNGTDTAGALWDATERRHREM, via the coding sequence ATGACCCTACGCACCGCCTTCCAGATGGACCCGATCGAGAACGTCAAGATCGCAGGCGATAGCAGCTTCGCGCTGATGCTCTCGGCGCAGGAGCGCGGGCACGAGGTCTGGCATTACGACGTGAAGAGCCTCGCGTGGGAAAGCGACGGCTCGCCCGCCGGCAAGATCACCGCCTTCGCGCGCCCGGTGCGTGTGCAGCGCGTGGAAGGCGATCACTTCGAATGGCTGGGCGAGCGGCGCGTGATCGACCTCGCGAAGGACATCGACGTCGTCTGGCTGCGGCAGGACCCGCCGTTCGACCTCGGCTACATCACCGCCGCCTTCCTGCTCGACCGATTGAAGGGCACCACGCTGGTGGTCAACGACCCGCGCGAAGTGGTGAACGCGCCCGAAAAGATGTTCGTGCTCGATTACGCACGCTTCATGCCGCCCACGCTGATCGCGCGCAGGCTTGCCGATATCCAGGCGTTCCAGAAGAAGCACGGCGCGGTGGTGGTGAAGCCGCTGCACGGCAATGGCGGCAAGGCCATCTTCAAGATCGACGAAAGCGGTACGAACCTTTCGGCGCTGTCCGAGGTGTTCGACAACCAGTGGCCCGAGGCGCACATGGTTCAGGCCTTCCTGCCGACGGTGAGCGAGGGCGACAAGCGCATCGTACTGGTCGACGGCGAGGTCGCGGGCGCGATCAACCGCAAGCCGGGCGAGGGCGAGTTCCGCTCCAACCTCGCGCAGGGTGGTTCTGCCGAGGCGGCAGGGCTGACTGCGCGCGAGGAAGAAATCTGCGCCGCGATGGGACCCGAGCTGAAACGCCGCGGCCTCGTGTTTGTTGGCATCGATGTGATCGGCGGCGAATGGCTGACCGAGATCAACGTCACCTCGCCCACCGGGATCGTCGCGATCGATCGTTTCAACGGCACCGACACGGCCGGCGCGCTGTGGGATGCGACCGAGCGGCGGCATCGGGAGATGTGA
- a CDS encoding alpha/beta hydrolase produces MVRLHTAVAGIGLTVGLGACGIPAPDPALWLAKPEETCPKIDPAKVDATDLFVMSSSLPDCRQGTLAFSTYRSHRGLTFAQAELTGPDSDPAQSDDTRRFADRGAWLGAIERAVSAENGSAGKLAVYFHGYNNTYRDALRRGENVRRSFEFAVPTVVVSWPSRARGQSYLYDEASIGWAQQYHSRMLVDLAQRASDITLVSHSMGGRTLIQSVLDLDARYPELGRHVKRLVIVSPDVDRDRVLRDDGEIDQLSTFGQPDTPVAERRDIVIYASARDLPIRLSRFAHGYARLGSTDCKYAVNYADREIGDDRKEACHAARPRDKVTIIDTSSSPGPERDLMRHSDVFESCTGRADLRAFLAGDARTPWRSEVVLDEQRKAWRLVRDPRFERGKECIEWTPDFPVAD; encoded by the coding sequence ATGGTACGTCTGCACACAGCTGTGGCGGGTATTGGCCTGACGGTCGGTCTTGGGGCCTGCGGTATTCCTGCGCCGGACCCGGCCTTGTGGTTGGCCAAACCTGAAGAGACCTGTCCGAAAATCGATCCTGCCAAGGTCGACGCGACCGATCTGTTCGTGATGTCCAGCAGCCTGCCGGATTGTCGGCAGGGCACGCTGGCCTTTTCCACCTATCGAAGCCATCGCGGACTCACCTTCGCGCAGGCCGAGCTGACCGGACCGGACAGCGACCCGGCACAGTCGGACGATACCCGCCGCTTCGCCGACCGGGGCGCGTGGCTGGGCGCGATCGAGAGGGCGGTTTCTGCCGAGAATGGCAGTGCGGGGAAGCTTGCGGTCTATTTCCACGGATACAACAACACCTATCGCGATGCCCTGCGACGGGGCGAGAATGTGCGGCGATCCTTCGAATTCGCAGTGCCGACCGTGGTTGTCTCCTGGCCCTCACGCGCGCGGGGGCAAAGCTATCTCTACGATGAAGCGAGCATTGGCTGGGCGCAGCAGTACCACAGCCGGATGCTGGTCGATCTTGCGCAGCGGGCATCCGACATCACGCTGGTATCGCACAGCATGGGCGGGCGGACGCTGATCCAGTCAGTGCTCGACCTCGACGCCCGCTATCCCGAACTTGGCCGGCACGTGAAACGCCTGGTGATCGTGTCCCCCGATGTCGATCGTGATCGGGTGTTGCGCGACGATGGCGAGATCGATCAGCTATCGACCTTCGGGCAGCCCGACACTCCCGTGGCAGAGCGGCGCGACATCGTGATCTACGCATCGGCGCGCGATCTTCCCATCCGGCTGTCCCGCTTCGCGCATGGCTATGCCAGGCTGGGCAGCACCGACTGCAAATATGCGGTCAATTACGCGGACCGGGAGATCGGCGACGATCGGAAGGAAGCGTGCCACGCGGCGCGCCCGCGCGACAAGGTCACGATCATCGACACATCTTCCAGCCCCGGGCCAGAGCGCGATCTGATGCGCCACTCCGACGTGTTCGAATCCTGCACCGGCCGGGCGGACCTGCGCGCTTTCCTCGCGGGCGACGCGCGCACGCCTTGGCGTAGCGAGGTGGTCCTCGATGAACAGCGCAAGGCGTGGCGACTGGTGCGCGACCCGCGCTTCGAGCGGGGCAAGGAATGCATCGAGTGGACGCCGGATTTCCCCGTCGCCGACTAG
- a CDS encoding YraN family protein: MSQKRERAEKAGRGGEEEAARWLEDEGWEILARRRKTKLGEIDLVARRENLIAFVEVKWRRSVPDLDLAIDERRLARVAAAVGAVAHEYATGGEDIRIDVILLAPGAHPRHIANAWMP; this comes from the coding sequence ATGAGCCAGAAACGCGAACGCGCCGAAAAGGCCGGTCGCGGCGGGGAGGAAGAGGCTGCGCGGTGGCTGGAGGACGAGGGGTGGGAGATTCTTGCCCGCCGCCGCAAGACGAAACTGGGCGAGATCGATCTTGTTGCGCGGCGCGAAAACCTGATCGCCTTCGTCGAGGTAAAGTGGCGGCGCAGCGTGCCCGACCTCGACCTTGCGATCGACGAGCGGCGGCTGGCGCGGGTCGCGGCGGCGGTAGGCGCGGTCGCGCATGAATATGCCACCGGCGGAGAGGACATACGGATCGACGTGATCCTGCTTGCACCCGGCGCTCACCCTCGCCACATCGCCAACGCCTGGATGCCGTGA
- a CDS encoding bifunctional alpha/beta hydrolase/OsmC family protein — protein sequence MPTEQITIATTRGYELAGALEMPTGLVRGAAVFAHCFTCTKQSKAAVEVTRALARQGIATLRFDFTGLGGSGGDFGRAGFASDIEDLVASADHLCTRFGGPILMIGHSLGGAAVLAAADMIGHDRIAGVATIGAPSDVPHVLGNINGDLAAIERDGQGEVTIGGRAFHLSREFLDRTRAIDLPEVVGRLRLPILIAHSPTDQIVGIENASALYEAARHPKSFISLGEADHLLTKADDAHFIADIIAAWGARYLPMKADWPHPENGVVVCTGHGKFGTEVHTPSHRFVADEPRGHGGDDTGPTPYDLLGAALGTCTAMTLKMYADRKGLPFEGARVAVTHERDHGRDCDHCEEDDAKVQALHREITLLGDDLTAEQRDRLIEIADKCPVHRTLEGTLHIHTTRGEQAWG from the coding sequence ATGCCCACCGAACAGATCACCATCGCGACCACGCGCGGCTACGAACTGGCGGGTGCGCTCGAAATGCCGACCGGGCTGGTGCGCGGGGCGGCGGTGTTCGCGCATTGCTTTACCTGCACCAAGCAGAGCAAGGCGGCGGTCGAGGTGACGCGCGCGCTCGCCCGGCAGGGGATCGCGACGCTGCGGTTCGACTTCACCGGGCTGGGCGGCAGCGGCGGCGATTTCGGCCGCGCGGGCTTTGCCAGCGATATCGAGGATCTGGTCGCCTCCGCCGATCATTTGTGCACCCGGTTCGGCGGGCCGATCCTGATGATCGGGCACAGCCTGGGCGGGGCGGCGGTGCTCGCCGCGGCGGACATGATCGGGCATGATCGGATCGCGGGCGTGGCCACGATCGGCGCGCCGTCCGACGTTCCCCACGTGCTCGGAAATATCAACGGCGATCTCGCCGCGATCGAGCGGGACGGGCAGGGCGAGGTGACCATCGGCGGGCGTGCCTTCCACCTCAGCCGCGAATTCCTCGACCGGACCCGCGCAATCGACCTGCCCGAGGTGGTCGGTCGCCTGCGCCTGCCGATCCTGATCGCCCATTCGCCGACCGACCAGATCGTGGGGATCGAGAATGCCTCTGCGCTGTACGAGGCAGCGCGTCACCCGAAGAGCTTCATCAGTCTTGGCGAGGCGGATCATCTGCTGACGAAGGCGGACGATGCGCATTTCATTGCGGACATCATCGCCGCGTGGGGCGCGCGCTATCTGCCGATGAAGGCGGACTGGCCGCATCCGGAGAACGGCGTGGTCGTGTGCACCGGCCACGGCAAGTTCGGCACCGAGGTTCACACCCCGTCGCACCGCTTCGTCGCCGACGAGCCGCGCGGCCATGGCGGCGACGATACTGGCCCCACGCCCTACGACCTGCTGGGCGCAGCGCTGGGCACCTGCACCGCGATGACGCTGAAGATGTACGCGGATCGCAAGGGCCTGCCCTTCGAGGGCGCGCGGGTGGCGGTGACGCACGAGCGGGATCACGGGCGCGACTGCGACCATTGCGAGGAAGACGACGCGAAGGTCCAGGCGCTCCACCGTGAGATCACGCTTCTGGGTGACGATCTGACCGCCGAGCAGCGCGACCGGCTGATCGAGATCGCAGACAAGTGCCCGGTCCATCGCACGCTCGAAGGCACCCTGCACATCCATACCACGCGCGGCGAACAGGCCTGGGGATAG
- a CDS encoding MoxR family ATPase, producing MERFEGTKDYIATDDLKVAVNAAVTLRRPLLVKGEPGTGKTVLAHEIAKAVNAPLIEWNVKSTTKAHQGLYEYDAVARLRDGQLGDERVHDISNYIKKGKLWEAFEAPELPVLLIDEIDKADIEFPNDLLQELDRMSFDVYETQERIEAKERPIVVITSNNEKELPDAFLRRCFFHYISFPDRDTMREIIEVHFPGIQKNLVTKAMEIFYDIREVPGLKKKPSTSELLDWLKLLLNEDMPVEVLQDANPNKAIPPLHGALLKNEQDVMLFERLAFMSRRQS from the coding sequence ATGGAACGTTTCGAAGGCACGAAAGACTATATTGCGACCGACGATCTGAAGGTGGCGGTCAACGCGGCGGTGACGCTGCGCCGCCCTCTTCTGGTCAAGGGCGAGCCGGGCACCGGCAAGACCGTGCTCGCGCACGAGATCGCCAAGGCGGTGAACGCGCCGCTGATCGAATGGAACGTCAAGTCTACCACCAAGGCGCATCAGGGCCTGTACGAATACGACGCGGTCGCCCGCCTGCGCGACGGCCAGCTGGGTGACGAGCGCGTCCACGACATTTCCAACTACATCAAGAAGGGCAAGCTGTGGGAGGCATTCGAGGCGCCCGAGCTGCCCGTGCTGCTGATCGACGAGATCGACAAGGCCGATATCGAGTTCCCCAACGACCTGTTGCAGGAACTCGACCGGATGAGCTTCGACGTTTACGAAACGCAGGAGCGGATCGAGGCGAAAGAACGCCCGATCGTGGTGATCACCTCGAACAACGAGAAGGAACTGCCCGACGCCTTCCTGCGCCGCTGCTTCTTCCACTACATCTCCTTCCCCGATCGCGACACGATGCGCGAGATCATCGAGGTCCACTTCCCCGGCATCCAGAAGAACCTCGTCACCAAGGCGATGGAGATCTTCTACGACATCCGCGAAGTGCCCGGGCTGAAGAAGAAGCCGAGCACCAGCGAACTGCTCGACTGGCTCAAGCTGCTGCTGAACGAGGACATGCCGGTCGAGGTGCTGCAGGATGCGAACCCCAACAAGGCGATCCCCCCGCTGCACGGCGCGCTGCTGAAGAACGAACAGGACGTGATGCTGTTCGAACGGCTCGCCTTCATGAGCCGACGGCAGAGCTGA
- a CDS encoding serine hydrolase translates to MQIQTLRAMMIGTALAAASIAATASPAYAQARTEASEEAALQARLEARADDVIAVINGEKPASEVFAPAFLAQVSPEQFAQISQQMISQFGAAVGVETVEPVNASTAKITLRFEKALASGPLGLQAQAPFLVETLLLQDFQQLDDGPDKIDADIAALSGSTAAWFGPLDGEAIYSYGDPAKPYALGSAFKLYVLAALSRAVSEGRLAWDDVVPLDAKSFPSGIMQTWPSGTPVTLQTAAILMISISDNTATDLVIRTVGRDAVEAEMRASGHAGGGKTLPFLTTREMFSIKAGDMGEAYATADEAQRRAMLETLDSDELIRKRVMEVFTSGTPVLIEDIEWFASMRDEVGLMRLLADLPEDTARRIMSVNTALSEAEREGWSYVGYKGGSEAGVRNLSWLLRDGDGRWYMLAISQMDPASEIDTTALLMIAKRILTLKE, encoded by the coding sequence ATGCAAATCCAGACACTTCGCGCAATGATGATCGGCACCGCGCTGGCCGCCGCCAGCATCGCCGCAACCGCCAGCCCGGCCTATGCGCAGGCACGCACCGAGGCTAGCGAGGAGGCTGCGCTGCAGGCCCGCCTCGAAGCGCGCGCGGACGATGTGATCGCGGTCATCAATGGTGAGAAGCCGGCCAGTGAGGTGTTCGCCCCCGCGTTCCTCGCGCAGGTTTCGCCCGAACAGTTCGCGCAGATCAGCCAGCAGATGATCTCGCAGTTTGGTGCTGCGGTGGGCGTCGAAACGGTCGAGCCGGTCAATGCCAGCACGGCCAAAATCACCCTGCGCTTCGAAAAGGCGCTGGCGAGCGGGCCGCTGGGCCTGCAGGCGCAGGCGCCCTTCCTGGTCGAGACGCTGCTGCTGCAGGATTTCCAGCAGCTGGATGACGGGCCGGACAAGATCGACGCGGACATCGCCGCGCTCTCGGGCAGCACGGCGGCGTGGTTCGGTCCGCTCGATGGTGAGGCGATCTACAGCTACGGCGATCCGGCAAAGCCCTACGCACTGGGCTCCGCGTTCAAGCTCTACGTCCTTGCCGCGCTGTCGCGCGCGGTGAGCGAGGGGCGGCTCGCGTGGGACGATGTCGTGCCACTTGACGCCAAGAGCTTTCCCAGCGGGATCATGCAGACCTGGCCCAGTGGCACGCCGGTGACGCTCCAGACTGCGGCGATCCTGATGATCTCGATCAGCGACAACACTGCGACCGATCTGGTGATACGCACGGTCGGGCGCGATGCGGTCGAGGCGGAGATGCGCGCCAGCGGCCACGCGGGCGGCGGCAAGACGCTGCCCTTCCTCACCACGCGCGAGATGTTCTCGATCAAGGCGGGCGACATGGGGGAAGCCTATGCGACGGCGGACGAGGCGCAGCGGCGCGCGATGCTCGAAACGCTCGACAGCGACGAACTGATCCGCAAGCGGGTAATGGAGGTGTTCACCTCGGGCACGCCGGTGCTGATCGAGGATATCGAATGGTTCGCCAGCATGCGCGACGAGGTGGGCCTGATGCGCCTGCTCGCCGATCTGCCAGAGGATACCGCGCGCCGGATCATGAGCGTCAACACCGCGCTGAGCGAGGCGGAGCGCGAGGGGTGGAGCTATGTCGGCTACAAGGGCGGGTCCGAGGCCGGGGTGCGCAATCTCTCGTGGCTGCTGCGCGATGGCGACGGGCGCTGGTACATGCTGGCAATCAGCCAGATGGACCCCGCGAGCGAGATCGACACCACCGCGCTGCTGATGATCGCCAAGCGCATCCTCACGCTCAAGGAATAG